In the Arachis hypogaea cultivar Tifrunner chromosome 20, arahy.Tifrunner.gnm2.J5K5, whole genome shotgun sequence genome, CCAATGTCAAGCGTTTCAATGTTGGTGACCATGTTGGAGTGGGGACTTATGTCAACTCATGCCGCGACTGCGAGTATTGCGAAGATGGACTAGAACATCAGTGCAGTAAGGGAGTTTTTACCTTTAATGGGGTTGATTCTGATGGTACAATCACAAAGGGAGGATACTCCAATTTCATAGTAGTCCATGAAAGGTAACTGGCTACTATAGTTTATATATTTTGAGTTAAAAAGGTTAGAGTAAACTGAATTTGATGTCATATTTTTTTGTTGTATATGTGTAGGTATTGTTTTAAGATACCAAAAAGTTATCCATTGGCTTCAGCAGCACCTTTGCTGTGTGCCGGAATCACTGTTTATTCTCCGATGATTCGTTACAAGATGAATGAGCAGCCGGGAAAATCTCTAGGAGTGATTGGCCTTGGTGGACTTGGTCACATGGCTGTTAAATTTGGAAAGGCTTTTGGTTTGAATGTAACAGTTTTCAGCACCAGCATATCAAAGAAAGATGAGGCCCTCAATTTGCTTGGTGCAGATAACTTTGTGATTTCCTCTGATCAAGGCCAAATGAAAGTaagcataataaattaaaaaagcatCCTCTgtttcttatttatttcttttgtcaAAATTGAATGTTGACAAATATTGCTACATGCTGCAGGGATTAACAAAGACATTAGACTTTATAATTGACACAGCATCTGGTGATCATCCTTATGATCCTTACATGGCACTTCTGAAAACATTTGGTATCTTAGTTGCAGTTGGGGCTGGAACTGAAATCAAGTTCAGCCCTAGAAGCCTATTTTTTGGTATGTTACATACATTACATGTGAAGTATAATGTTGTAATGTGAAGTTTTCACTtagataataataacaaattggTTTATGTGCATTATGTATATTTGACAGGATTGAGGAGTATTTCTGGAAGTATTGTAGGTGGTACAAAAGATATACAGGATATGATTGATTTATGTGTTGAAAAGGAGATTTATCCAAAGATTGAAGTAATTCCTATTGAGTATGCTAATGAAGCTATTGAAAGGGTCATAAAAAGTGATGTCAAGTATCGGTTTGTGATTGATATTGAAAACTCCCTAAAGTAAAAAAGATAATGTAGTTTAGTGATATGTATCAGTAATGAATACTTTGTTACTAGTGTGGAATTTGTCTGTGTGAGAATTTCAAGAACAAGCAATTTTCCTTGTATCTTTTGTATTCCATATTCAAGCAATGTattaattttgcagcattatgaaaaataatttaatggaTACTCTTTTATGGAGGAGAATGAGAATCCTAAGCATTATTGGCTATTAATATGATTATGAAAGTGTGTATTTTCATATATGAATAGACAAAAGCTAAGTTTGTAGCAGATCATAGTAGCTTGAGGCAGAAGCAACCAATGTGTGACAAAGATGAGTCAGCAGCTTAGCTAATTTGGAAACCAGTTAGTTAGATTATAGTCCAGCTGGCACAAGTTAGTTGGAATTATAACTTAAACAGTTAGGAAGTTAGCTTAGTTGACTGCACTTTAGGTGTGATCATGTGGTGTAAATAAAGCTTCTAATTGCAACTAGGGCTACAAACTCTGCACTTTTCACAATCAGTAGTTGATCCAGAAATTTTATAAGAGGAGtgccaaattaaatataatataacaaaaagtcaacaaaatataatttatagtatataaggtcaaaattaataattatattatatagaaaTCAATATTTAACTACATACTTTAGGATTttggtatttttaaatttgttctgcgatatttcatataactaaaattatcaatttacCATCTGGAATAAATTTTGAAACATTCTCTTTTTCAACTTATACAATCATATAATTTgctaaaaatttgtttttcatcttgttttaaagtcttgttttaataattttgattGTTTAAAAGGTCTATTCAGTTATTACTGTTGTCatagaaaaaatcaaaataagaattttttttatagttgttgattttttatattaatctaaacctatattttttaataaatttttaattatttatatttttataagcttttattattttttaaacttattttttaattactactaatagattataatacacattataatttatacatattaaattactaacatataaattttttttagtgtataatatactaaaatatatttaatctgtaattaatatatatatatattaattatataataataataaactaataatattattttttttttttaaaaatggagGACCATGACCACTTTAAACCCCTTAAATCCGCCTTTGTCCACAATgttcataaaataaaatgaaatttgaaCAGAATAAGAAAAAATTCAACCCTCCATAATAGATAACATCAATTCAACTATAAAATTTGACTGATCAAAGCAAATCGGAAAAGTCTTAGAAAAAAGCATACAATGAAACATAAAATCCACTCAAAATCGgcccaaaattttcttttttcacttcTATTAATTACATTAATAACATTTGAATATATCATCCTCAGCCGCATGTATTCATGTACTGATATGAAGTTAAAAAAGTGAATATCAATTGTAGTAATGATAATAATAGGAAATGCATTACAACTtttaaaattgtattaattttattaagaGAAAATACATGTAATCGATTTTTTCGGCAAATCACCCGTATAAACCGTAGGCATGAAAAAATTATGCAGATCACTCAAATTGAAATACGTTACGCACATGTTTTTAATGGATATTCTTATATAAATCGATACAGGTAGAGTCGAATTAGCCATGCTAGTACTAAATTGAATAAGTATCAATCGAATTAGTACGTACAAGTATAAATCGAAGGAGGCTGATTCGATTTACTCATAACCCTAGTAGATTGACTGAGACAAATTCGATTTATTCAtgccaataaaaaataaataatggaaGTATTTCGACATGAAAGGAAGCCAATGAATAAAACTACACAACTCAATTCGATTTAGTATGAACATACGAACTTATATAAATGGATGGAagttattttgatttattatggTACAAACGTATATAAATAGCTGTTGAGTGTGAATTCTTTATCATAGTGAGCCTCACAATAGCTAATGATGAGAGTTTTTTAGTTTTGGTGCACTATAAAGGACCGATAAAGAAAAAAATGCCTTCCGAAATTAAGTTTACTGATAAGGATCCACTTAGTATTTTTTTCAAACCTTCAACAAGTTTCACCGAATTTCATAATACTGTAATCCGAAGACTGGGGCTGCAAGGCGTGAAACGGGTGGAGAAGTTATTCTACAGAATTTCGATTTTCCTTTTGCGGTATGATATGAAGTACGATTCGTTCGTCATAGGCAGTGACGAAGATTTGCAAATTCTATTCCATTGTTGTCGGCAATTCCCAGAGGTGAGGACCCCTGAGTTGTTGACCAAGCTTGTGGATGTGGTCTCTAATTCAGGAATTTCTAACCGGAATCCTCAGCCTTCTGCCACGGAAGCCTGCACTAGTTCGAGGCCTGTTGGAGCCTCTTCATCTCTGTCCGTGCTTGAGCCTGAGACAGTTTTGGTTGCATCGCCGTCCTTCGCTGCTGATCTAAACCGCACTCGTGACAGAGAAGTGGGTGACAGTGGACCCTTTGATGATGTTGCGATTGCGATGGCCGGCATTCCTGATGTGGTACCGAAATTCCGACAGGGTAGAACACCAGATGGTgtggaagatgatgatgatgtggagcctGCCACGATTGCCGATGATAGCGATGATGAGAATGCGAGGAGTACTCTAGCTGGGGGTGGTGGAGCGACTAGTTTAGAAATTTCGTAGTACCCCCGCACTTTTCaactttggacttggatgccatgagataGCAGAAGGAACCTGTCGTGCTTGGAGGCTTTAGGGTTAGAGACACACAAGATGCAGGAGGACTAGCTGAGTTCCATGTTAGTTAGCAGTTTCAGGATAAAGAGGAAGTCGTGCTGAgcgtgaagacttacagcattcAACATGGGATTGAATATAAAGTGTTGGAATCTGATTACCGCAAGTACCATGGAAAGTGTAAGAAATTCGACAACGGGTGCATATGGTTGATTCATATTAGTCTCCGCTAACGCAAGGGTATTTAGGAGGTAAAATGATAGAATGGACCACATACTTGTCTGGCCACTTCAATTTTCAGTTATCACAGGAGGCTTGATTACCATGTGATCTCGACTTTCATACTGCCTATGATTAGAGCCGATGCTGCCGTGTCGATCAAGGTACTGTAGAATGCGATAGAGGCCCATTTTGATTTTAGACCGACTTATAGGAGGGTTTGGATCGCTAGACAGAAGGCCGTGACTTAGATTTATGGAGATTGGGAAGAGTCATATAATGAGTTGCTGCAGTGGGTTCTTGGTGTGCAGATGACGATGCCGGGTAGTGTGGCAGTGTTGAGGACGAGTTTTGTGCGACTGGGTGGCCAAATCGATGAGGAGCAAGCTTATTTCCACCGTCTTTTTTGGACATTCCCACCATGCGTCGAGGCCTTCCAACATTGCAAGCCCTTGGTTAGTGTCGATGGTACTCAATTGTACGGCAAATACGGTGGTACACTGCTAATTACGATTGCTCAGGACGGTAATTCCAATATCATTCCTGTTGCATTCGCACTTGTGGAGGGTGAAAATGCTGAGTCGTGGTCGTTCTTCTTATCCCACCTTCAGCAGCACGTAACGTTTCAACGGGGTATTCTAGTCATATCGGATAGGCACAACGGGATCAAGGCTCCACTAGAGGCTCCTGATGGTGGTTGGTTTACGCCTAATGCATACAGGGCATTTTGCATCCAACACGCGGCGGTGAACTTCTCCCTTAGTTTTAAGGGCAAGGATGCTAGGATGCTTCTAGTGAATGCTGCTTATATGAAGATCAAGGTCAAGTTTGACTACTAGTTTGACATCCTCCGCTCTGAAGACTTGGCCATGTGTGACTGTGCTAATCAGATTGACTATGCGCAGTGGACTCAACATCGCGATGAAGGTAGGAGGTTCGGGCATATGACTATGAACATCTCCGAATGTGTAAACTCGATTCTAAAAGATGTAAGGAACCTTCCAGTTTGTTCGTTGGTGAAATCCACCTATGGGAGAATGGTAGAGCTTTTTATTCGCAAAGGAAGGGAGGCAGAGGCACAGTAAGGAACCGGACAGCGGTTTAGTCAGCATCTGATGAAGGAAATTGAGGCTAATCTAAAGGCCTCAAGGTGTTTCACGGTAACttttaggggtgttcaaaacccgCCCCGCCCGAAACCCGGCCCAGACCCGAGACATATTCTGTCGGGTTTGAGTTTCCATTTCTTACCCGATGTTATTTTCGGGTTGGGCTCAGATTTTGCTTCGGGTCACCCGACCCGGCTCGAAGTTACTTTTTGcaataaaaaacatatatatttgagttaattagtaatgttatattatacttttataattcaattaatattttttatattatacgatattatttttgttttaaaataatttattttaatataaatatgagctaacatttgttaaatttatttttaaaagtaaaattttattattttaatatataaaatttacaaatttgtataTACTAATATTTCATCGGGTCGACTTGGTTTAATCCGATTTCTTTTCGGGCCACTTCGGGCAGGGTGAAAATAGGTCCGGTATCCTTTTAGGGTCGGGTTTAGATCTACTTAAACCCGGCCCGACCAATGAACACCTTCTAGTAACTTTGTATGACAAGGATAATTCTGAGTTCACTGTGGCTGAGACGACATCGACAGACAGCTTTTAGCTTGGCTCTTACAGAGTGTCCCTCAGGGACCACACCTGTGATTGCGGGTATTTCCAAGCTCTTCATTATCCATGTTGCCATGCCATAGCGTGCTGTGCATACTCACGTTTGGATTGGTCAGTTTATATCCATGAGGTGTATTGTCTAAATCAAAACTATAACTACTATTTGAAGTTTAGACATTCTAATCATTCTAATAATCAACTTCTAAACGATTTAATATCACTAAATCTtaattacagaaaattaaaaacaaaattaatttactaATCTCTTCATGCACGCTACCCGCAATATGCGCAACTCCATCCAAGCGATAGATTCGATTTTCGTCGTCTTCCATTTCTGCGGTATCAAATTTGTAGCACAACCTTATTTTCTTTGGATTTTCGGATGTGGTGGGGTAGGGAGGTGAAATGTAATTCCAATGAAATGAATTCGAATTCTATATACAGGGAGAATAAGAGTAAATCGAATTAGGGACAACATATTTACATTGAAATCAccttctatataaatcgaattgtgATGCTTCGATTTACCTTAAATCGAAAACCATTACTAAATCGACACTCcctgattcgatttactatgggCGAGCTCAAAACCATTTGCTCCCCTAGTAAATTGAAGCTCTCTGTTTCGAATTATACTCTTACATACTAATTCAGCATGCATTGATTCGATTTACCATTGTTACTAGTAATTCGACAAAGCCTTATTCAATTTATATTGTACTTGTAATTCGACAAAAAACTTATTCGATTTACATAGTTACATGTATTAGAGACATGTACATAATATATTTTGAGTTAAGTGATTTACGTAATTTTTTTAAGCCTATAGTTTAGATGGGTGATTTGTCTCGATTTTTTAGTTAGTCAATATTAACTAATTCTAatgtttagatttataatttaaaatttaaaatttaaaataataaaataattttaaaaaatttaactgaTGTTggctgaaaaaaattaattacctaacattactttttaattaataggtttaattactctgcaggtctctatagttttatcgaattttcaattaggtccctatattttttttcttttcaattgggccctataattattctttttttcaatttagtccttgttaacgttaaacgtcaaaaaaatgttagtgaattgtaaaattacttgtatacccttagggaccttgatgagtttggaaaactccaaattaatttttgtgatgaacaaacattgttaaaatatctaattacaaaattattaatacaATGTTATCTGATTATatgctaattaataattttgtaatgcaGGAACTaaattgggccgaaaataaaataaaatgctgcAGCCCAAGTGTGAATTTGCTTTCCAAATCAGCATTGATTCAAAAACATTCAATGATATATGGCTAAATTGTTGTAATGATTTATTGGGCTAGATTAACATTGTTACAAGCCCAAAAGTAAGCTTCCCATGTTTGATCTGAATCCAATAtacatcaggaaagcaaatgcttTTATTTGGGCCAAGAGTAATCCTTATTGCAACCAAGCCCAAATTATTAATGCTTCCATGCATTAACCGAATCCATGAagcttccaacggattccattgcTTGCTAAAaatggatttcaaatttaatatgctAGCTttggaactatgagagagaactTGACTTTGATTTGATGGGAATCATTATGATTAGTGTTGCACGCCAcccagggaagtaaaagcaagctatcttcatttaatttgttttgaattgcttttctttactttctctgttctctctcatctctttcttcttctctcttcggtTATTACACAGGAAATATTGGTAGCCATGGAAGCAAATGCAAGCTACCGAAAGGAAGGGAGGATAAGCTACAAGTCCATCAAAATGAtggcaacaacaaaaaaaaataagtatgtaGTGGCTGAGATAATTACCAAATATTGTTAGATTTGGTGAGTTAATCTCGGATTCTCCatacccaaaaagaaagaagaagatttgGCCAGCAGAAAGATCTTGGAGGCGTGACTTGTCTTCGTTTctgatcaaccaccacagggagtagctagagtggcgaagtgatggttgaaggcagagattgaagcagaagaagtcatcatcatcatgaagcatcaagggccagaaatccatcttggagaggaagccaagaatggagcgctcggattgatgaagagtgatgaacaaggaaggactagaggtatttgcatgttggtttttgcatggttacctcttctctctgtgtggccgaaccgtTTTTGTCTGAAGGAAAAGAAGCTGAGCTCGGGTTtgtgtttcaactgtgaaggcttcacttctctataaaagaggtgaacagtcatggtttgattcaaggagtaagatttgagagtgcaaggcacagagttctcagagctacctaagctagcagttctcttctccttcaatgtcttctgtttaatatttttctgtttaattttgtcatgtcttgagtctcatggaaaaaggcaaacagtgaggtttgtaagaaaaaaagccatagagcggaaaaaggcagagagtgcaaaattaaaagaaaaagccatagatgtcttagagttcctttgtacatctgtgttgtgtttcatgattctgtgggaatccccttgtaagttgggttagcactttacaagttgtaatctggaggattatagtgaaattccatcattgttgtgatggagactggatgtaggctgcactgcacttagcagctgaaccaggatatatctgggtgttattttctctctctctctctctcctacttCACTTCTGTTGTTTTTAAGATGCAACTTCAGAAATGTCtcatgccaagtgacgagacaaaatggaaatgtctcgtgactagggacgagataaaacagaaaagtctcatCTAAAGTCCAGCAAGTTTTAGCAagcgaaaaaggggctaagattcaacccccccttctcttagccactgaaaccatcaattggtatcagagcttggtctcaaagagatcaagctttgcagcttggagtaaagatcctaaTGGCGGAAAACAGTGGCACAAATGTAGTGTCTTATAATCTGACagaaggacaatcaagcaacagacctcctcttttcaatgggaaaaattatacctattggaaggagaggatgaagatatttgtacaagctgtagattacagactttggaagatcatcTTGGAAGGTCCTAAATTTCCGACTACCACAAATGCTCAAGGAGTAACCTCCCTTAAACcggaagcaagctggaccgaggaagataggaagaaggtggagttaaatgccaaggcaaccaatctgctcaattgtgctatcagctttgaggagtaccgacgagtatcacgatgcacaacggcaaaggaaatctgggacaagttgcaaatcactcatgaaggaactacCATTGTAAAAAAGACTCGGACAGACATGTTAAACAGGGAATATGAAATGtttacaatgaaggaaggagagtccatcgatgaactgttcgaacggttcaatgcCATCACTattggcttagatgctcttggAATCAAACATtcagaatctgtgctagtgagaagagtgttgagatgtctcacaaaagagtgggagactaaagctttaattatttttgaGAGTAGTAGCCTAGACTCCAtaacacttgatgatttgagaggaaatcttcttgcttttgaaaatacttatttaaaaaaagatacaaaaaagaaaggaattgcattttcttctgtaactaaccccctgga is a window encoding:
- the LOC112782631 gene encoding probable cinnamyl alcohol dehydrogenase 1, giving the protein MSSEDCLGWAARDASGHLSPYKFNRRAVEDDDVYVKITHCGICYADIAWTRNKFGDSKYPVVPGHEIAGIVSKVGSNVKRFNVGDHVGVGTYVNSCRDCEYCEDGLEHQCSKGVFTFNGVDSDGTITKGGYSNFIVVHERYCFKIPKSYPLASAAPLLCAGITVYSPMIRYKMNEQPGKSLGVIGLGGLGHMAVKFGKAFGLNVTVFSTSISKKDEALNLLGADNFVISSDQGQMKGLTKTLDFIIDTASGDHPYDPYMALLKTFGILVAVGAGTEIKFSPRSLFFGLRSISGSIVGGTKDIQDMIDLCVEKEIYPKIEVIPIEYANEAIERVIKSDVKYRFVIDIENSLK